From one Triticum aestivum cultivar Chinese Spring chromosome 4B, IWGSC CS RefSeq v2.1, whole genome shotgun sequence genomic stretch:
- the LOC123092578 gene encoding UDP-glucuronic acid decarboxylase 6: protein MAQKDAANGNGATTRPPPTPSPIRFSKFFQANMRILVTGGAGFIGSHLVDKLMENEKNEVIVADNFFTGSKDNLKKWIGHPRFELIRHDVTEPLLVEVDQIYHLACPASPIFYKHNPVKTIKTNVIGTLNMLGLAKRVGARILLTSTSEVYGDPLEHPQTEAYWGNVNPIGVRSCYDEGKRVAETLMFDYHRQHGIEIRIARIFNTYGPRMNIDDGRVVSNFIAQAIRGEALTVQKPGTQTRSFCYVADMVNGLMKLMNGDNTGPINIGNPGEFTMLELAENVKELINPEVTVTMTENTPDDPRQRKPDITKAKEVLDWEPKVVLRDGLVLMEDDFRERLAVPKKTKA, encoded by the exons ATGGCGCAGAAGGACGCCGCCAATGGCAACGGCGCCACCACGCGCCCGCCGCCCACTCCCTCCCCCATCCGCTTCTCCAAGTTCTTCCAG GCCAACATGCGGATCCTGGTCACCGGCGGAGCTGGCTTCATCGGCTCGCACCTCGTCGACAAGCTCATGGAGAACGAGAAGAACGAG GTCATTGTTGCTGACAACTTTTTCACTGGGTCAAAAGACAACCTGAAGAAGTGGATCGGACACCCTAGATTTGAACTCATCCGTCACG ATGTCACCGAACCACTGCTCGTGGAGGTTGACCAAATCTACCACCTTGCTTGTCCTGCCTCACCAATCTTCTACAAGCACAACCCTGTCAAG ACCATCAAGACGAATGTCATTGGAACCTTGAACATGCTTGGACTTGCAAAGAGAGTTGGAGCTAG AATATTGTTGACTTCGACCTCTGAAGTTTATGGTGATCCCCTTGAGCATCCTCAGACGGAGGCATACTGGGGCAATGTTAACCCAATTG GAGTCAGGAGCTGCTACGATGAGGGTAAGCGTGTAGCTGAGACACTGATGTTCGACTACCACAGGCAGCATGGCATTG AGATCCGTATTGCCAGGATTTTCAACACCTACGGACCTAGGATGAACATTGATGATGGCCGTGTTGTTAGTAACTTCATTGCTCAGGCCATTCG TGGTGAAGCACTGACTGTCCAGAAGCCTGGAACACAGACTAGGAGCTTCTGCTACGTCGCTGATATG GTCAATGGTCTTATGAAGCTGATGAATGGAGACAACACCGGACCCATTAACATTGGGAACCCAG GTGAATTCACCATGCTGGAACTTGCCGAGAATGTGAAGGAG TTGATCAACCCAGAAGTGACAGTGACGATGACTGAGAACACTCCTGATGACCCTCGCCAGAGGAAGCCTGACATCACCAAGGCCAAGGAGGTTCTCGACTGGGAGCCCAAGGTCGTCCTGCGCGACGGCTTGGTGCTCATGGAGGACGATTTCAGGGAGCGCTTGGCAGTGCCCAAGAAGACCAAGGCCTAA